A genomic window from Punica granatum isolate Tunisia-2019 chromosome 2, ASM765513v2, whole genome shotgun sequence includes:
- the LOC116194997 gene encoding uncharacterized protein LOC116194997 isoform X1, whose product MNTRNTNEGGGVEYQQQQQQQKKRKEEETPLMALNHVSRLCRSVDKSRDFYKGMLGFVEMERPDSLDFNGAWLFNYGVGVHLVQARDEDRLPPLDEASQLDPMDNHISFQCEDMEAIERKLMDRNIKYMKTTLGDDSQSKIDQLFFTDPDGFMIEICNCENLRLIPQGSLGKIKLPSNQHNPPVELGKKDDARF is encoded by the exons ATGAATACGAGAAACACCAACGAAGGAGGAGGAGTAGAAtatcagcagcagcagcagcagcagaagaagaggaaggaggaggagacccCGTTGATGGCGTTGAACCATGTCTCGAGGCTGTGCAGGTCGGTGGACAAGTCGAGGGACTTCTACAAGGGCATGCTCGGGTTCGTGGAGATGGAGCGGCCCGATTCGTTGGACTTCAATGGGGCATGGCTGTTCAACTACGGCGTCGGGGTCCACCTTGTGCAAGCCCGGGACGAAGACCGACTGCCTCCTCTTGATGAGGCCAGTCAACTCGATCCCATGGACAACCATATCTCCTTTCAG TGCGAAGACATGGAAGCGATCGAGCGGAAGCTGATGGACCGTAACATCAAGTACATGAAGACGACCCTCGGAGACGATTCCCAGTCCAAGATCGATCAGCTCTTCTTCACCGACCCCGATGGTTTCATGATCGAGATCTGCAACTGCGAGAACCTCAGGCTCATTCCTCAAGGCTCCCTGGGTAAGATCAAGCTCCCATCCAATCAACACAATCCACCCGTCGAGCTCGGGAAGAAAGATGATGCACGATTTTAA
- the LOC116194997 gene encoding uncharacterized protein LOC116194997 isoform X2: protein MNTRNTNEGGGVEYQQQQQQQKKRKEEETPLMALNHVSRLCRSVDKSRDFYKGMLGFVEMERPDSLDFNGAWLFNYGVGVHLVQARDEDRLPPLDEASQLDPMDNHISFQCEDMEAIERKLMDRNIKYMKTTLGDDSQSKIDQLFFTDPDGFMIEICNCENLRLIPQGSLGEVIGGDDRI from the exons ATGAATACGAGAAACACCAACGAAGGAGGAGGAGTAGAAtatcagcagcagcagcagcagcagaagaagaggaaggaggaggagacccCGTTGATGGCGTTGAACCATGTCTCGAGGCTGTGCAGGTCGGTGGACAAGTCGAGGGACTTCTACAAGGGCATGCTCGGGTTCGTGGAGATGGAGCGGCCCGATTCGTTGGACTTCAATGGGGCATGGCTGTTCAACTACGGCGTCGGGGTCCACCTTGTGCAAGCCCGGGACGAAGACCGACTGCCTCCTCTTGATGAGGCCAGTCAACTCGATCCCATGGACAACCATATCTCCTTTCAG TGCGAAGACATGGAAGCGATCGAGCGGAAGCTGATGGACCGTAACATCAAGTACATGAAGACGACCCTCGGAGACGATTCCCAGTCCAAGATCGATCAGCTCTTCTTCACCGACCCCGATGGTTTCATGATCGAGATCTGCAACTGCGAGAACCTCAGGCTCATTCCTCAAGGCTCCCTGG GAGAAGTGATAGGTGGGGATGACAGGATTTAG